The window TGACACTGTATCCAAGTGATACAAAGCTCGAGATTCAATCGATCGTTGATATTTTGGAACCGATAGTTCCAAGGTATTATTCCATTGCATCTAGTCCATCGGCACATGGAGAAGAGGAAGTCCACCTAACGGTAGCTGAGGTGGAAATCGAAACCTTCACAGGTATCAAAACAGGTTTTTGTTCTGGGTTTCTTTCTTCATTAAAAGAAGGAGATACAGTTCCATTTTTCATTCAAAAAAATAATTCCTTTCGCCTTCCTAGTCCCGATACTGATATCATCATGATTGGGCCAGGAACAGGCATTGCTCCATTTCGCAGTTTTTTATTTGAAAGGGAACAGTCTGGTGGGAATGGGAAAAATTGGTTATTTTTTGGGGAAAGAAATTTTGTCTCTGATTTTTATTACCAAACAGAACTTCTCGAGCTAATGGACACAGGTGTACTTCATAAATTGAATACAGCATTTTCTCGTGATACAAAAGAGAAAGTTTATGTCCAAGACCGAATGGGTGAAAATGCAGAAGAACTTTTGAAATGGATTCAAAATGGTGCTGTCATTTATCTATGTGGGTCAAAGGATCCTATGAGTAAAGACGTAGATCGTAAGTTAATTGAAATTTTATCGGAAAGAACTTTTGATACTGGAAAAGAAGCTTCTGATTATCTAAAAGAATTGGAAGAAAACGGCCGTTACATCAAGGACGTTTACTGAGGAACCCATGGCAGAAACTAAAAAAGAAACTCTCGCAGAAAAAGTAAAAAGACTAAGCCGGGGCCTTCGAGGATCACTCGTCGATAGTTTAAAGGATGAACATACTGGTTCTTTACGTTCTGATGACCAACTTTTACTTAAGTTTCATGGAATGTACCAACAAGATGATCGGGATCGAAGAGATGAACGTGCTCTTAAAAAATTAGAACGTCTATATTCCTTTATGATTCGCTTGAGGATTCCTGGTGGAATGATTGGCCCTGTACACTGGGAAGCCTTACATAATGTAGCTGGTGAAAATTCCACTGGAACGATCAAAATCACCACAAGACAAACCGTCCAACTCCATGGTATTTTAAAATCCAAAATCAAACCAACCATCAAAGCATTTGATTCTGTATTTTTGGATTCCATCGCGGCTTGTGGAGATGTCAATCGTAATGTTACATGTACTTCGAATCCAGCGGCAAGCCCCCTCCACAAAGAGGTGTTTGGTTATGCAGGGGAAATCAGTCGTTCCTTACTTCCCAAAACGAGAGCGTATTACGAAATTTGGTTAGATGAAAATCTTTTAGCAGAAAAAGAAGAACCAGAAGATCCTTTGTATAAGGATGTTTACCTTCCTCGTAAATTCAAAATCGCCATCGCGATCCCGCCGTATAACGATGTGGATCTTTTTACAAACGACATTGGTCTCATCGCCATCATAGAAAATGGACAATTATTGGGATTCAATGTAGCAGTGGGGGGAGGACTTGGAACAACTCATGGGAATCCCGATACTTATCCTAGGGTTGGAACTGTATTTGGTTTTATTCCTAAAAAAGACATATTACGTGTTGTTTACGAGATTGTCACTGTCCAAAGAGATTTTGGAAACAGAGAAGACCGCAAATTGTCTCGATTGAAATACACATTGGACCGGTTAGGTGTTGAGTTTTACAAACGTGAAGTTGAAAAACGTGCAGGTATTAGTTTTGAGTCAGCAAAAGATTTTCAATTCACAACAAGGTCTGATGATTTTGGATGGAAACAAGATGCGGCAGGAAACTGGCATTATACCGTATTTGTTGAAAATGGAAGGGTCTGTGACGAACATGGGTATAATCTAAAAACAGCTCTTCTTGAAGTTTCCAAAACAAGACGTGCAACATTTCGTTTCACTTGTAACCAAAACTTGATTTTGTCCGATATCTTTCCAAAGGACAAGGATCTCATTGAATCGATTCTTGTAAAATTTGGAGTCCATCGAAAGACTGCTGAGGTATCTCCTATCCGTAAAAATTCCATTGCTTGTGTTGCGTTAAACACTTGTTCATTGGCGCTTGCGGAAGCACAAAGATACCTGCCAAGCCTCATTGATAAAATCGAACCAATCCTTTCCAAACATGGGCTATCAGAGGAACCAATTTCCATTCGGATGACAGGTTGCCCCAATGGATGTGCAAGGCCTTATATCTCCGAAATTGGACTTGTGGGAACATCCTACGGTAAATACAATTTACACGTAGGTGCCGACGCAGAAGGATACCGTCTCAATAAAAAGTACAAAGAAGATTTGGATGAGTCGGCAATCTTACAAGAATTAGATGGTCTATTTGGAAAATTTTCAAAGGATCGAAAAGGTAAGGAATCCTTTGGAGATTATATCAATCGGATTGGGATTTTGAAATAAGAATCGAAACCAAACGAAACCAATGGTTCAAGGATATTGGATCATTGGATGTATTTTTTTCATAAAATTTCCCACCATAAAACAGCGTATACCTATCCAACAAAGTGCAGATCACAAATTAATTGATTTCGAACTCCTTTCGATTGATTTTACTAAACGAGTTAAATCGAAAATCAATTTCGATTTTGGAAGCCATCTCTCTACAATAACATTCCTGCCGCAACGGTTTGGTTGGTTCCTTCATCGACTAAGATAAAACTCCCTGTGCCCCTAATTTTGGAATACGGATCGTAAGCGACAGGTTTTGCCGTCCGAATGGTTACTTTTCCAATTTCATTCAAACCAAGACTCGTTTGTTCTTTTTTTTCGTGAGTGCTTGTTTCCACTCTAAATTCCAAAGAACGGATGGATGCCTT of the Leptospira biflexa serovar Patoc strain 'Patoc 1 (Paris)' genome contains:
- a CDS encoding NADPH-dependent assimilatory sulfite reductase hemoprotein subunit, which codes for MAETKKETLAEKVKRLSRGLRGSLVDSLKDEHTGSLRSDDQLLLKFHGMYQQDDRDRRDERALKKLERLYSFMIRLRIPGGMIGPVHWEALHNVAGENSTGTIKITTRQTVQLHGILKSKIKPTIKAFDSVFLDSIAACGDVNRNVTCTSNPAASPLHKEVFGYAGEISRSLLPKTRAYYEIWLDENLLAEKEEPEDPLYKDVYLPRKFKIAIAIPPYNDVDLFTNDIGLIAIIENGQLLGFNVAVGGGLGTTHGNPDTYPRVGTVFGFIPKKDILRVVYEIVTVQRDFGNREDRKLSRLKYTLDRLGVEFYKREVEKRAGISFESAKDFQFTTRSDDFGWKQDAAGNWHYTVFVENGRVCDEHGYNLKTALLEVSKTRRATFRFTCNQNLILSDIFPKDKDLIESILVKFGVHRKTAEVSPIRKNSIACVALNTCSLALAEAQRYLPSLIDKIEPILSKHGLSEEPISIRMTGCPNGCARPYISEIGLVGTSYGKYNLHVGADAEGYRLNKKYKEDLDESAILQELDGLFGKFSKDRKGKESFGDYINRIGILK